From the Acidicapsa ligni genome, one window contains:
- a CDS encoding cytochrome b, with translation MTTARTRFTAPQRLLHWLMAICILSMLFIGVGMVSTVTPRYLTLVQIHKPLGIAILVLVLIRLTLRIIYGAPALPADLPEPMKLAAELSQYIFYALMIAMPLIGWAMLSAASYPVVLFGSVHLPSILPVSPGLHTLLWNAHYYLAFAFFGLILMHVSAILFHKLVRNDGVFETMASVSTHDQPK, from the coding sequence ATGACAACAGCCCGCACACGCTTCACCGCGCCGCAGCGATTGCTTCACTGGCTCATGGCAATCTGCATTCTGTCCATGTTGTTTATCGGTGTGGGTATGGTCTCGACCGTCACACCCAGATACCTGACACTGGTCCAGATTCACAAGCCGCTTGGCATCGCGATCCTGGTGTTGGTGCTTATTCGTCTGACGCTGCGCATTATTTATGGTGCGCCTGCGCTGCCCGCCGATCTGCCGGAACCGATGAAGCTGGCAGCGGAGCTATCGCAGTATATCTTCTACGCGCTGATGATAGCCATGCCACTGATCGGCTGGGCCATGTTGTCTGCTGCGTCTTATCCTGTGGTGCTTTTCGGCAGCGTGCATCTGCCGTCGATCCTGCCTGTAAGTCCTGGCTTGCATACGCTGCTGTGGAATGCGCATTATTACCTGGCGTTTGCCTTTTTCGGACTCATCCTGATGCACGTCTCTGCAATCCTCTTTCATAAGCTGGTCAGAAACGATGGCGTCTTCGAAACTATGGCCTCCGTATCCACACACGACCAGCCGAAGTGA
- a CDS encoding ligand-binding sensor domain-containing protein, whose translation MSESAVIARASELANQAKSIAVQWARWMRWAQWTLLFLLTASPSFAQSHTLEVSQYLHTSWTSQEGFFKAGISAINSVAQTSDGYLWIAGSSGLLRFDGVRFVEWKPPANDSLPRRPLHRLLGSRDGSLWISGIGLAELKANGEFRRYHQLDSTEVEALYEDKDGGIWAAGAGQASILCRFYRGGSQCFPANSPLGTFAGPLHEDEKGQLWICTSTGIWKLRPGSPQKVASVSGLTNAYAFDQDANGTLVFTTGEHMNRITADGKIQPYPIEMKFPRTLLKDRDGDLWIGTGGQGIVHVHEGRADSFTTSDGLSSNSVVSLFQDREGNVWAGTGHGLDKFTKPAVPSLTSKQGLSIDYVNSVLTDRKGVTWIGTRDGLYQLVGGRAVKSTVKLPSDLITSLFETSKGRMLVGINDPRGLVWLDGSKASHLRVTTGENVFEVAEGKGGDLWLESGSLGLMHLNEKGDQVEDFKRKIGGDALAFDSKREGVWVAFSGGGLRLYKDGKIVERYGTKAGLGEGIVRDPQVDEDGGVWAGTRVGLAHVLHGKLSMLNRKNGLPCDAVHWMRHDRDHNVWLYTECGLVAFPESELVSWIAQPSHTVAITHYLMNTDGVESVAYNGWYTPQASITNDGRIVFATTVGLSILDPRSLNQNASPPPVHIEEITADERDVSGKGRVSLPVNVRSVRIAFTALSFAAPRRVLFRYKLQNFDKDWSSPDPLRQATYTNLPPGKYEFKVMACNNDGVWNTTGDTLSFAIPPAFYQTIWFKVAIVGSVAGLLWVFYLLRLRSATAAVTARLGERLQERERIARDLHDTLLQDFQAVTLRFQVVSTRLEKEDPRRLALEEGLDHADQVLAEGRNHIRDIRADTKTGDELSESLTQYGNELSQLKKISFSMIVNGSPYPLDPIVRDEIHRIGREAIGNSFKHSNGTRVETVISYGADQLQMKVYDDGIGLDSNLLSSGRPGHWGIQNMRERARKIGANFEFSSEPNGGTLLVLEVPVRHANTRRRPWHFVRSKVDSLPKSPA comes from the coding sequence ATGTCTGAAAGTGCAGTGATCGCGCGTGCGTCAGAGTTAGCGAATCAAGCAAAATCGATAGCGGTCCAATGGGCCCGATGGATGCGATGGGCCCAATGGACATTGCTGTTTCTGCTCACAGCCTCGCCATCATTTGCGCAATCGCACACTCTCGAGGTCTCGCAATACCTGCACACGTCATGGACTTCGCAGGAGGGTTTCTTTAAAGCTGGCATAAGTGCCATCAATTCCGTAGCACAAACCTCCGATGGATATCTCTGGATTGCGGGCAGTAGTGGTCTCCTTCGATTCGACGGCGTCCGCTTCGTCGAATGGAAACCTCCCGCTAACGATTCACTTCCACGCAGACCGCTCCACCGCTTGCTGGGGTCGAGGGACGGCAGTCTCTGGATCAGTGGCATCGGGTTAGCGGAACTCAAGGCCAATGGCGAGTTTCGCAGATACCATCAACTCGATAGCACGGAGGTAGAAGCACTATACGAGGATAAAGATGGCGGGATCTGGGCCGCCGGCGCAGGGCAGGCTTCTATATTGTGCCGCTTTTATCGTGGTGGCAGCCAATGCTTTCCCGCCAACAGCCCTCTTGGCACGTTTGCAGGGCCATTGCATGAGGATGAAAAAGGGCAATTATGGATTTGTACGAGTACTGGAATTTGGAAACTCCGTCCCGGTTCGCCACAAAAAGTTGCTTCGGTTTCAGGATTAACGAACGCGTATGCCTTTGACCAGGATGCGAACGGCACACTGGTTTTCACCACAGGCGAGCACATGAATAGGATTACAGCCGACGGAAAGATTCAACCTTATCCAATAGAGATGAAATTCCCCCGGACGCTATTGAAGGACAGGGATGGCGATCTATGGATTGGAACCGGCGGGCAAGGCATTGTTCACGTTCACGAAGGACGAGCGGATAGTTTCACCACGTCCGATGGATTGTCTTCTAACAGTGTCGTCTCTCTCTTCCAGGATAGGGAAGGCAATGTGTGGGCAGGTACCGGTCATGGGTTGGATAAATTTACCAAGCCTGCTGTCCCGAGTTTGACAAGCAAGCAGGGGCTCTCAATCGATTACGTCAATTCAGTTCTTACCGACCGTAAGGGCGTTACGTGGATAGGAACACGTGATGGGTTGTATCAGCTTGTCGGGGGACGCGCGGTCAAATCCACTGTCAAACTCCCCAGCGATCTTATTACCAGCCTCTTTGAGACTTCCAAAGGACGCATGCTTGTTGGGATCAATGATCCTCGAGGATTGGTATGGTTGGACGGAAGTAAGGCCTCGCATCTCCGTGTAACGACCGGGGAGAACGTCTTCGAAGTTGCGGAAGGCAAGGGCGGCGACCTATGGCTGGAAAGTGGTTCGTTAGGGCTGATGCATTTGAATGAGAAGGGAGATCAGGTCGAGGACTTCAAACGCAAGATAGGTGGAGACGCTCTCGCCTTCGATTCCAAACGTGAGGGCGTCTGGGTTGCGTTTTCCGGCGGAGGACTAAGGCTTTATAAGGACGGGAAGATCGTAGAACGATATGGAACAAAAGCTGGGCTCGGAGAGGGAATTGTTCGCGACCCGCAGGTGGACGAGGATGGAGGAGTGTGGGCTGGCACACGGGTAGGGTTAGCGCACGTGCTACACGGGAAACTATCGATGCTGAATCGCAAGAACGGCCTGCCATGCGATGCGGTGCATTGGATGCGACACGATCGAGATCACAATGTCTGGCTGTATACAGAATGCGGCCTCGTTGCCTTCCCTGAGAGCGAGCTTGTCTCCTGGATAGCGCAGCCCTCCCACACTGTGGCGATCACACATTATTTGATGAATACAGACGGCGTTGAAAGTGTTGCGTACAACGGATGGTACACACCCCAGGCATCCATAACGAATGATGGGCGTATTGTATTCGCAACGACGGTAGGGCTAAGCATTCTGGATCCTCGCAGCTTGAATCAAAATGCTTCGCCTCCGCCGGTTCACATCGAAGAGATCACCGCAGATGAACGAGACGTTAGCGGCAAAGGTCGCGTGTCGTTGCCTGTCAATGTACGAAGCGTTCGTATTGCCTTCACTGCGCTAAGTTTTGCTGCTCCCCGAAGAGTTCTCTTCCGCTACAAACTACAAAATTTCGACAAAGATTGGAGCTCGCCTGACCCGCTTCGTCAGGCAACTTACACAAACCTGCCTCCTGGCAAATACGAATTCAAAGTAATGGCGTGCAACAACGATGGCGTGTGGAACACGACCGGCGATACGCTCAGCTTTGCCATTCCACCAGCGTTCTATCAAACGATCTGGTTTAAAGTCGCCATTGTTGGCAGTGTTGCAGGCTTGCTGTGGGTCTTCTATCTCCTGCGATTACGCAGCGCCACTGCAGCAGTTACCGCAAGACTGGGTGAGCGCCTTCAAGAGCGGGAACGCATCGCACGCGATCTGCATGACACTTTATTGCAGGATTTCCAGGCAGTCACTCTGCGCTTTCAAGTAGTGTCAACGCGATTGGAGAAAGAAGACCCACGTCGTCTCGCGTTGGAAGAAGGGCTTGATCATGCAGACCAGGTATTGGCGGAAGGGCGAAATCATATACGAGACATTCGAGCCGATACGAAGACTGGCGATGAGCTATCCGAATCCCTCACGCAGTATGGAAACGAACTTTCCCAGTTGAAGAAGATCTCTTTTTCGATGATTGTTAATGGCTCACCCTATCCGCTCGATCCAATCGTTCGCGATGAAATCCACCGAATCGGCCGCGAAGCGATTGGGAACTCATTCAAGCACTCGAACGGAACAAGAGTTGAAACTGTGATTAGCTATGGAGCCGATCAGCTTCAGATGAAGGTCTACGATGACGGCATCGGCCTCGATTCAAATCTCTTGAGCAGCGGTCGGCCAGGTCACTGGGGCATTCAAAATATGCGGGAACGTGCTCGCAAGATCGGCGCCAATTTCGAGTTTTCAAGCGAGCCTAACGGAGGAACTTTATTGGTACTCGAAGTACCCGTTCGACATGCCAACACGCGCAGACGGCCGTGGCACTTTGTGAGATCAAAGGTCGATTCGCTCCCGAAGTCACCAGCGTGA
- a CDS encoding catalase family peroxidase, which yields MVPSAASPKAFRLWPFVLIAAIAGSAALAFAYTAGWLSPHRLTPQKIVASLAPPGGPALGHRRNHAKGICFTGTFDANGEGSTLSKAPVFVKGEYPVVGRFNLATANANAEDAMVRVRGLGIQITATDGQQWRSAMIDPPIFPVSTPQDFYDLQIAAASKAPDAMKSFIGKHPGFLTFLGWAKTAPWTESYAEERYNSLDSFLFVDGSGAKHPIRWSFIPEAQPVSITPQELAKRGPDFLEQEITQRVAAGAQHWSVVVTVANPGDPTADPNKAWPADRQTVNVGTLNVQQVQPERDGPCRDINFDPTVLPAGITTSDDPFPAARSAAYAQSYNSRTAEASHYPRTATGGKQ from the coding sequence ATGGTTCCGTCTGCTGCATCACCGAAGGCTTTTCGGCTTTGGCCATTTGTATTAATTGCCGCAATAGCGGGCTCTGCCGCGCTAGCTTTCGCATACACGGCTGGATGGCTCTCACCGCATAGGCTTACACCGCAAAAGATCGTAGCGTCGTTGGCACCCCCTGGCGGCCCGGCATTGGGGCATCGCCGTAACCACGCCAAGGGCATCTGCTTCACGGGAACGTTTGACGCAAACGGCGAGGGTTCAACACTCTCCAAAGCTCCCGTCTTCGTCAAGGGCGAATATCCGGTGGTGGGGCGATTTAACCTTGCAACTGCGAATGCGAATGCTGAGGATGCCATGGTGCGTGTGCGTGGTCTTGGCATTCAAATCACGGCAACAGATGGGCAGCAATGGCGCAGCGCTATGATCGACCCGCCGATCTTCCCCGTTTCGACCCCACAGGATTTCTACGATCTTCAGATTGCCGCTGCGAGCAAGGCTCCGGATGCGATGAAAAGTTTTATTGGCAAGCATCCGGGATTCCTCACCTTCCTCGGCTGGGCTAAGACTGCCCCGTGGACCGAGAGCTATGCGGAGGAGCGCTACAACAGTCTTGACTCCTTCTTGTTCGTTGACGGCTCCGGTGCTAAACACCCCATCCGCTGGTCGTTTATCCCGGAGGCACAGCCCGTTTCGATTACGCCTCAGGAGCTTGCCAAGCGCGGTCCTGATTTTCTTGAGCAGGAGATCACCCAGCGCGTAGCAGCCGGCGCTCAGCACTGGAGCGTGGTCGTCACCGTTGCCAATCCCGGTGACCCAACTGCGGACCCCAACAAGGCGTGGCCTGCGGATCGCCAGACGGTCAACGTCGGTACGCTCAACGTGCAGCAGGTTCAACCAGAACGCGATGGCCCCTGCCGCGACATCAATTTCGATCCGACTGTGCTGCCCGCTGGAATTACTACTTCAGATGACCCATTCCCGGCCGCGCGTTCAGCAGCGTATGCCCAGTCTTACAACAGCCGTACAGCCGAAGCCTCGCACTATCCGCGTACGGCGACGGGAGGCAAGCAATGA
- a CDS encoding response regulator, with product MPVTSPITSRIKVLTVDDHPFLRAGIVAVIDEEQDMVVVAEASNGYEAIDIYRAHTPDVTLMDLQLPDLSGIQALIAIRKEFPNARIIVLTTFEDGALAYRALKAGAAGYLLKSGIRKELTDAIRIVHTGQKHIPVEIATDLAVHMHHEDLTVREIEVLKAAANGRSNKMIASELFISEETVKVHMKNILHKLNASDRTHAFSLATIRGFFM from the coding sequence ATGCCAGTCACATCGCCAATCACATCGCGAATCAAGGTTCTCACCGTGGACGATCACCCGTTCCTCCGCGCGGGTATCGTCGCAGTCATTGACGAAGAGCAGGACATGGTGGTCGTCGCCGAGGCCTCGAACGGCTACGAGGCCATCGACATCTATCGAGCGCATACTCCGGATGTAACCCTGATGGATTTGCAACTGCCCGACTTAAGTGGCATCCAGGCTCTCATCGCAATCCGGAAGGAATTTCCAAACGCTCGCATCATTGTGTTAACCACATTTGAAGATGGTGCCCTCGCTTATCGTGCGCTCAAAGCTGGAGCTGCAGGCTATCTGCTAAAGAGCGGGATCCGTAAGGAACTGACTGACGCGATCCGCATAGTTCATACCGGCCAGAAACACATACCTGTAGAAATCGCGACTGACCTGGCTGTACACATGCACCACGAAGATCTAACCGTGCGAGAGATCGAAGTGTTGAAAGCAGCCGCCAATGGCCGATCCAACAAGATGATTGCCTCGGAGCTTTTCATTTCAGAAGAGACGGTCAAGGTACACATGAAGAATATTCTGCACAAGCTCAATGCCTCGGATCGAACCCACGCATTCAGTCTTGCGACCATTCGGGGTTTCTTCATGTAA
- a CDS encoding tautomerase family protein, which translates to MPKVFINYPEGTFSEHALTALAEEITTTGLECEKLPDTPYVRSNIWVYARGYPAERVFHGGKPGGTKVISLEVNVVEGALDAESRKELIARFTAVVGKHAGIPPQERVPVYIVIRDVPPHSWGMFGKPITLESLHNPPADAKPV; encoded by the coding sequence ATGCCAAAGGTTTTTATCAACTATCCAGAAGGGACATTTTCTGAGCATGCGCTTACCGCACTTGCAGAGGAAATCACAACAACTGGGCTGGAGTGCGAAAAGCTGCCAGACACACCTTACGTCCGAAGCAACATTTGGGTATATGCGAGAGGATATCCCGCAGAGAGGGTATTCCACGGCGGAAAACCAGGCGGAACGAAGGTCATTAGCCTGGAGGTGAATGTCGTTGAAGGAGCTTTGGATGCTGAGTCGAGGAAAGAGTTGATCGCACGCTTCACTGCCGTCGTAGGAAAGCACGCTGGCATTCCGCCACAGGAGCGTGTCCCCGTGTACATCGTCATCCGGGATGTTCCGCCTCATAGCTGGGGGATGTTTGGAAAGCCGATCACTCTTGAGTCTCTGCACAATCCACCCGCGGATGCAAAGCCTGTGTAG